A portion of the Streptomyces coeruleoprunus genome contains these proteins:
- a CDS encoding BTAD domain-containing putative transcriptional regulator, translating into MPVEFCVLGDVVASVEGRVLELGHARQRSVLAVLLVEAPHAVSVDQLVDRVWGDHAPHRVRETLYGYLSRLRKALAPAGQDTRIVRRPGGYALGADAGTVDLHRFRTLAARARAAGEPSAAAPLFGQALGLWRGEPFALCDTPWFASLREELRHERFTVVLDHNDVRLRLGRHAELPAELSTAVEEHPLDERLAGQLMLALYRSGRAADALNRYQELRERLAEELGTDPGPRLRTLHRQILTNDPALAPPEAPEAPAAPEAGSSAPAQDPGTGTAPPAPRAGAAHRPVPRQLPGKPPRFTGRVRELARLGELLSPAESTGTVVISAIGGAGGVGKTWLALHWAHHHLHRFPDGQLYADLRGFDPSADPVPPAAAVRGFLDALGADPARIPADLDGQAGLYRSLTAGRRRDARPGRPHRGRGTATPRPAPRPPPHRRRTRRRRRPAAALRRTAPGHRHPGRPRGRRPGAAPVRAGRGGTGGRRPARRPGHRRRRRRSARGVRHLVRRPGPGSRRGVRAARPRTRPRHRRARRRRAPGPRPAPPAPGRPPRPGTRTGPLPHARPDPPVRRRAGLRPAGGRPARRAPPPAGLLAAHRPRGRRQARPAPRPRPAGRPPAGRGPGEVPDHDAALAWFTAEHAVLLGAVDLAVEHGFDTHVWQLAGSLETFFDYRGHWHDWAATQHTALLAAQRLGNPSWQAGAHRGLGSVHTQTGRLDDGYAHFLHALDLYRRVDDPVSEAHTHRGLGWVRDRQGRPRDSLHHNEQALALYRKAGHLPGQALALNNTGWLHALLGDHRAALDHCTRAVALNQRIGDLHAEAGAWDSLGYAHHHLSQYAEAVGCYERALGLVRGFGDRYGETEILNHLGDTRLAAHDRDAARTVWQQALRIAEDIGHPAVDELHGKLTGLAGTEHAPEGGGA; encoded by the coding sequence ATGCCGGTGGAGTTCTGCGTGCTGGGGGACGTCGTGGCGTCCGTGGAGGGCCGGGTCCTGGAGCTGGGGCACGCACGGCAACGGTCGGTGCTGGCGGTCCTGCTGGTCGAGGCGCCGCACGCGGTGTCGGTGGACCAGCTGGTCGACCGGGTGTGGGGGGACCATGCGCCCCATCGGGTGAGGGAGACCCTGTACGGCTACCTGTCCCGCCTACGGAAGGCCCTGGCGCCCGCCGGGCAGGACACGCGGATCGTGCGCCGCCCGGGCGGATACGCACTGGGCGCCGACGCGGGGACCGTCGACCTGCACCGCTTCCGTACCCTTGCGGCGCGCGCCCGCGCCGCCGGTGAACCGTCCGCCGCGGCCCCGCTGTTCGGGCAGGCCCTCGGGTTGTGGAGGGGCGAGCCGTTCGCACTGTGCGACACCCCGTGGTTCGCGTCGCTGCGCGAGGAGCTGCGGCACGAGCGCTTCACCGTCGTGCTCGACCACAACGACGTCCGGCTCCGCCTCGGCCGCCACGCGGAGCTGCCGGCCGAGCTCTCCACCGCCGTCGAGGAGCATCCGCTCGACGAGCGCCTGGCCGGGCAGCTGATGCTCGCGCTGTACCGCAGCGGACGCGCGGCCGACGCCCTGAACCGCTACCAGGAGCTGCGGGAGCGGCTCGCCGAGGAGCTGGGGACCGATCCCGGCCCCCGCCTGCGCACCCTCCACCGGCAGATCCTCACCAACGACCCGGCCCTCGCCCCGCCCGAGGCCCCCGAGGCTCCCGCGGCCCCCGAAGCCGGCTCGTCCGCCCCCGCCCAGGACCCCGGCACCGGAACCGCGCCGCCCGCTCCCCGCGCCGGGGCCGCGCACCGGCCCGTGCCCCGGCAACTGCCCGGCAAGCCCCCCAGGTTCACCGGCCGCGTCCGCGAACTGGCCCGGCTCGGCGAACTGCTGAGCCCCGCCGAGAGCACCGGCACCGTCGTGATCTCCGCGATCGGCGGCGCCGGCGGCGTCGGCAAGACCTGGCTCGCCCTGCACTGGGCACACCACCACCTGCACCGCTTCCCCGACGGCCAGCTCTACGCCGACCTGCGCGGCTTCGACCCCTCCGCCGATCCGGTGCCGCCGGCCGCGGCCGTCCGAGGCTTCCTCGACGCGCTCGGCGCCGACCCCGCGCGGATCCCCGCCGACCTGGACGGACAGGCGGGGCTGTACCGGAGCCTGACGGCCGGCCGGCGCAGGGATGCTCGGCCTGGACGTCCTCACCGAGGCCGAGGCACGGCAACTCCTCGTCCGGCACCTCGGCCGCCGCCGCACCGACGCCGAACCCGACGCCGTCGCCGCCCTGCTGCGGCACTGCGCCGGACTGCCCCTGGCCATCGGCATCCTGGCCGCCCGCGCGGCCGCCGACCCGGAGCTGCCCCTGTCCGTGCTGGCCGAGGAGGTACGGGAGGCCGCCGGCCGGCTCGACGCCCTGGACACCGGCGACGTCGCCGCCGATCTGCGCGCGGTGTTCGCCACCTCGTACGACGCCCTGGACCCGGCAGCCGCCGAGGTGTTCGCGCTGCTCGGCCTCGCACCCGGCCCCGACATCGCCGCGCCCGCCGTCGCCGCGCCCCGGGCCCGCGGCCTGCTCCGCCGGCTCCAGGCCGCCCACCTCGTCCAGGAACACGTACCGGGCCGCTACCGCATGCACGACCTGACCCGCCTGTACGCCGGCGAGCGGGCCTCCGCCCTGCCGGCGGCCGACCGGCACGCCGCGCGCCACCGCCTGCTGGACTTCTGGCTGCACACCGCCCACGCGGCCGCCGGCAGGCTCGACCCGCACCGCGACCACGTCCCGCCGGACGGCCCCCGGCCGGACGTGGTCCCGGGGAGGTCCCGGACCACGACGCGGCGCTCGCCTGGTTCACCGCCGAGCACGCCGTCCTGCTGGGCGCCGTCGACCTCGCCGTCGAACACGGCTTCGACACGCACGTCTGGCAGCTCGCCGGGTCCCTGGAGACCTTCTTCGACTACCGCGGCCACTGGCACGACTGGGCCGCCACCCAGCACACCGCCCTCCTCGCGGCACAGCGGCTCGGCAACCCCTCCTGGCAGGCCGGCGCCCACCGCGGCCTGGGCAGCGTCCACACCCAGACGGGGCGGCTGGACGACGGCTACGCCCACTTCCTGCACGCCCTGGACCTGTACCGGCGCGTCGACGACCCCGTCAGCGAGGCCCACACCCACCGCGGCCTCGGCTGGGTGCGCGACCGGCAGGGCCGCCCGCGCGACTCCCTCCACCACAACGAGCAGGCCCTCGCGCTCTACCGGAAGGCGGGGCACCTGCCCGGCCAGGCCCTGGCCCTCAACAACACCGGCTGGCTCCACGCCCTGCTCGGCGACCACCGGGCCGCGCTCGACCACTGCACCCGGGCCGTCGCGCTGAACCAGCGGATCGGCGACCTCCACGCCGAGGCGGGCGCCTGGGACAGCCTCGGCTACGCCCACCACCACCTCTCCCAGTACGCCGAGGCCGTCGGCTGCTACGAACGCGCCCTCGGCCTCGTGCGCGGCTTCGGCGACCGGTACGGCGAGACGGAGATCCTCAACCACCTGGGCGACACCCGGCTCGCCGCCCACGACCGCGACGCCGCCCGGACGGTGTGGCAGCAGGCCCTGCGCATCGCCGAGGACATCGGACACCCGGCCGTCGACGAACTGCACGGCAAACTGACCGGCCTGGCCGGCACCGAGCACGCCCCCGAGGGCGGAGGGGCGTGA
- a CDS encoding AAA family ATPase, translating into MQTLSRSVTRGAIGKEPLPPAFATWDAQGIRFRRASVSMLAGIPGSHKTRIALNALVNMATPTLAFSTDSDQDTIASRLLAIGTRTPTAETEQWLRSEPERCRRALTQYDFVRWEFMPNPSLDDVWLSTYAYHETEGRWPEQIMVDIASDIGHDTGDEWGSLRDLMRQSKVLARETEAHVLLVHHCADSERTKRPCPRRSDIHGKVAAIPEVIVTCGVTNTGDLHVACVKNRHAKADADANNHFPMTLDAATSYVGDYVQPAPQHSYANWGGEDGWG; encoded by the coding sequence ATGCAGACCCTGTCCCGCTCCGTGACGCGGGGGGCTATCGGCAAAGAGCCGCTGCCCCCCGCTTTTGCTACCTGGGACGCGCAGGGGATCAGGTTCCGGCGGGCATCGGTCTCGATGCTCGCCGGCATCCCCGGCTCCCACAAAACCCGCATCGCGCTGAACGCGCTGGTGAACATGGCCACGCCGACGCTGGCCTTCTCGACGGACTCCGATCAGGACACCATCGCAAGCCGCCTGCTGGCCATCGGAACCCGTACGCCGACCGCCGAGACGGAACAGTGGCTCCGCTCCGAGCCGGAGCGCTGCCGCCGGGCGCTCACCCAGTACGACTTCGTCCGCTGGGAGTTCATGCCGAACCCGTCGTTGGACGACGTCTGGCTGTCGACGTACGCGTACCACGAGACCGAGGGCCGCTGGCCCGAACAGATCATGGTGGACATCGCGTCCGACATCGGACACGACACCGGAGACGAGTGGGGGTCCCTCCGGGACCTGATGCGCCAGTCCAAGGTGCTGGCGCGGGAGACGGAGGCTCATGTCCTCCTCGTCCATCACTGCGCCGACTCCGAGCGCACCAAGCGGCCCTGTCCGCGCCGCTCGGACATCCACGGCAAGGTCGCCGCGATTCCGGAGGTCATCGTCACGTGCGGCGTGACGAACACAGGTGACCTCCATGTGGCGTGCGTGAAGAACAGGCACGCCAAGGCGGACGCCGACGCAAACAACCACTTCCCGATGACGCTCGACGCTGCGACGTCGTACGTCGGGGACTACGTACAACCAGCACCCCAGCACTCGTACGCGAACTGGGGCGGAGAGGATGGCTGGGGCTAA
- a CDS encoding sigma-70 family RNA polymerase sigma factor encodes MTTATTTTDERALEELQREHGPALLSFLLGLTYGDQQRAEDLLQETLLRAWQHPEAFEAPYESMRPWLFTVGRRLAIDARRSRMARPTEIGDGVLATTPDPADATESAVAALDVRAAVRELSPAHRDVLERIYFDGLTVNEAAAELGIPAGTVKSRSYYALRALGRCLPGYSRTPFRGSLPAGTVRP; translated from the coding sequence ATGACGACGGCGACGACGACCACGGACGAGCGGGCTCTGGAGGAGCTCCAGCGGGAACACGGTCCGGCGCTGCTGAGCTTCCTGCTCGGCCTGACCTACGGGGACCAGCAGCGTGCGGAGGACCTGCTCCAGGAGACGCTGCTGCGGGCGTGGCAGCACCCGGAGGCCTTCGAGGCGCCGTACGAGTCGATGCGGCCGTGGCTGTTCACGGTGGGCCGGCGGCTGGCGATCGACGCCCGGCGGTCCCGCATGGCCCGGCCCACGGAGATCGGCGACGGGGTGCTGGCGACGACCCCGGACCCGGCGGACGCCACCGAGTCGGCCGTCGCGGCGCTCGACGTGCGCGCGGCGGTACGGGAGCTGAGCCCGGCGCACCGGGACGTGCTGGAGCGGATCTACTTCGACGGGCTGACGGTGAACGAGGCCGCGGCGGAGCTGGGTATACCCGCCGGGACGGTCAAGTCGCGCTCGTACTACGCCCTGCGGGCGCTGGGGCGGTGTCTGCCGGGCTACAGCCGGACGCCGTTCCGGGGCTCGCTGCCCGCCGGAACCGTGCGCCCCTGA
- a CDS encoding toprim domain-containing protein encodes MQTLSAAQRTYFEQAASIYQQDLAGDTSALAYLAKRGFGPSVVSTFRLGVVRRPLVGHEGYRGRLAIPYITPAGVVNMRFRCLRSHDCRAANCPKYLSQDGLTANLYNVLDLKKDSDHIGITEGELDAIALSISGIPAVGVPGVENWQQHFSRCLSDFDTVYSFADGDTAGRKFGKFLAKEAKARIVRVPQGEDINSLYVKGGPDAVRALIDG; translated from the coding sequence GTGCAGACGCTGAGCGCCGCGCAGCGGACATACTTCGAGCAAGCGGCGTCGATCTACCAGCAGGATCTCGCGGGCGATACCAGCGCCCTGGCCTATCTGGCGAAGCGGGGCTTCGGCCCGTCGGTCGTAAGTACGTTCCGCCTGGGCGTCGTTAGACGCCCCCTCGTGGGCCATGAGGGCTACCGCGGCCGGCTGGCCATCCCGTACATCACGCCCGCCGGCGTGGTGAACATGCGGTTTCGCTGCCTGCGCAGCCATGACTGCAGGGCCGCGAACTGCCCGAAGTACCTGAGCCAGGACGGCCTGACGGCCAACCTCTACAACGTCCTGGATCTGAAGAAGGACTCCGACCACATCGGTATCACCGAGGGCGAGCTGGACGCCATTGCGCTGTCCATCAGCGGCATCCCTGCCGTGGGTGTGCCCGGCGTGGAGAACTGGCAGCAGCACTTCAGTCGCTGCCTGTCGGACTTCGACACCGTGTACAGCTTCGCCGACGGCGACACCGCCGGACGGAAGTTCGGCAAATTCCTGGCCAAGGAAGCCAAGGCCCGCATCGTCCGCGTTCCGCAGGGCGAGGACATCAACAGTCTGTACGTGAAGGGAGGCCCGGATGCCGTCCGTGCCCTCATCGACGGATGA
- a CDS encoding peptidoglycan-binding domain-containing protein, translating to MTWPPSRVIIAPANEGERDAVRTAQRALRVAETGAMDDATKTALRGVQNLFRLPVTGVLDRPTAEALDRLRPPSLRE from the coding sequence ATGACCTGGCCGCCTAGCCGAGTGATCATCGCCCCCGCCAACGAGGGCGAGAGAGACGCCGTACGGACCGCCCAGCGGGCGCTCAGGGTCGCCGAGACCGGCGCCATGGATGACGCCACCAAGACCGCCCTGAGGGGCGTACAGAACCTGTTCAGGTTGCCCGTAACGGGCGTACTGGACAGGCCGACCGCCGAGGCGCTGGACCGTCTGCGGCCACCATCACTGAGGGAGTAG
- a CDS encoding phosphoadenosine phosphosulfate reductase family protein: protein MRTGDQERIAELTAASHAVLERAIEEQVLASGHKVAGIVILFSGGNDSTTLAHLFKDRATHAAHANTGIGIEKTRQYVRDTCEGWGLPLIEKHPEPGSTYRDLVLGQCRARTGPNAGTVLWPGGFPGPASHFMMYQRLKERALEKVRNDLVKNPRRERVIFLAGRRADESARRKPLAGKGPVERRGSTVWVSPLLDWTKLDLNAYRRVHQDVPRNEVSDLLHMSGECLCGAFAHSGELDEIAEWFPEVAAEIRALEAEVLSSGVAKPERCRWGWGANKEAPSKTGPLCSSCDSRFEATSEGGTAA from the coding sequence ATGAGGACGGGCGATCAGGAGCGGATCGCGGAACTCACGGCCGCGTCACACGCGGTCCTGGAGCGAGCCATCGAAGAGCAGGTCCTGGCGAGCGGGCACAAGGTTGCCGGGATCGTCATCCTCTTCTCCGGTGGCAACGACTCAACCACTCTCGCCCACCTGTTCAAGGATCGTGCGACGCATGCGGCCCACGCCAACACGGGCATCGGGATTGAGAAGACGAGGCAGTACGTGCGAGACACGTGTGAAGGCTGGGGGCTTCCTCTGATTGAGAAGCACCCCGAGCCCGGCTCGACCTATCGAGATCTGGTCCTTGGACAGTGCCGTGCGCGCACGGGTCCGAACGCGGGAACCGTGCTGTGGCCCGGCGGCTTCCCGGGTCCCGCGTCTCACTTCATGATGTACCAGCGCCTGAAAGAGCGGGCGCTGGAGAAGGTCCGCAACGACCTGGTGAAGAACCCGCGGCGCGAGCGCGTCATCTTCCTCGCCGGACGGCGAGCGGACGAATCGGCCCGTCGTAAGCCGTTGGCCGGCAAGGGACCGGTCGAGCGCCGCGGCTCCACGGTTTGGGTGTCGCCCTTGCTCGACTGGACGAAGCTCGACCTCAACGCGTACCGCCGAGTCCATCAGGATGTTCCCCGCAACGAAGTCTCGGATCTGCTGCACATGAGCGGCGAGTGCCTGTGCGGTGCCTTTGCACACTCGGGCGAGCTTGACGAGATCGCCGAGTGGTTCCCCGAAGTCGCGGCCGAGATACGGGCGCTCGAAGCAGAGGTTCTGTCGTCGGGCGTTGCGAAGCCGGAACGATGTCGATGGGGATGGGGAGCGAACAAGGAGGCCCCGTCCAAGACGGGGCCTCTCTGTTCCTCCTGTGACTCTCGCTTCGAGGCCACGAGTGAAGGGGGGACTGCGGCATGA
- a CDS encoding CapA family protein: protein MTLKIRRTLGFRRTAASTAAAVVLAAIAAACTEARPPNSLAPPARPSSAGGATPATRPFTLVATGDVLPHDSVIRQAQADAGGDGYDFRPMLAGVEPVVSRADLAICHMETVYGKDGGPFTGYPSFKSPPQVAAALRHTGYDSCSTASNHTLDDGPDGVRRTLDHLDAAGVRHAGSARTAREAATPTVLEAGGAKVAHLAYTYGTNGIPVPEDRPWTVNLIDEEKIVADARAARASGADVVVVSLHWGSEWQTAPDRRQLTLGRALTAAATDGRPDIDLILGTHAHVPQAYEKVNGTWIIYGMGDQIAGAMINHSGVHDPRGNEGTIGRFTFAPPAEGTQRWTVTRAEFLPQWFNTGTNRVVDLNAAIEGGDTGLTAVRDRIVEVTLSRGAAADGLVMGR, encoded by the coding sequence ATGACCCTCAAGATCCGCAGGACCCTCGGATTCCGGCGTACGGCGGCGTCCACGGCCGCCGCTGTCGTCCTCGCCGCCATCGCGGCCGCCTGCACCGAGGCCCGGCCGCCGAACTCCCTCGCCCCGCCCGCCCGGCCCTCCTCCGCGGGCGGCGCCACCCCGGCCACGCGCCCCTTCACACTCGTCGCGACCGGCGACGTCCTCCCGCACGACTCGGTCATCCGGCAGGCCCAGGCCGACGCGGGCGGCGACGGCTACGACTTCCGCCCGATGCTCGCCGGCGTCGAACCGGTCGTCTCCCGCGCCGACCTGGCGATCTGCCACATGGAGACCGTGTACGGGAAGGACGGCGGTCCCTTCACCGGCTACCCGTCCTTCAAGTCACCGCCCCAGGTCGCCGCCGCCCTCCGCCACACCGGCTACGACTCCTGCTCCACCGCCTCCAACCACACCCTCGACGACGGGCCCGACGGGGTCCGCCGCACCCTCGACCACCTCGACGCGGCCGGCGTGCGGCACGCCGGCTCCGCCCGCACCGCCCGGGAGGCCGCCACGCCCACCGTCCTGGAGGCCGGCGGCGCCAAGGTCGCCCACCTCGCCTACACCTACGGCACCAACGGCATCCCCGTCCCCGAGGACAGGCCCTGGACCGTCAACCTCATCGACGAGGAGAAGATCGTCGCCGACGCCCGAGCCGCCCGCGCGTCCGGCGCCGACGTCGTGGTCGTCAGCCTGCACTGGGGCAGCGAGTGGCAGACCGCGCCCGACCGCCGACAGCTCACGCTCGGCCGCGCGCTCACCGCCGCCGCGACCGACGGACGGCCCGACATCGACCTGATCCTCGGCACCCACGCCCATGTCCCGCAGGCCTACGAGAAGGTCAACGGCACCTGGATCATCTACGGCATGGGCGACCAGATCGCCGGCGCCATGATCAACCACTCCGGCGTCCACGACCCGCGCGGCAACGAGGGCACCATCGGCCGCTTCACCTTCGCCCCGCCGGCGGAGGGCACGCAGCGCTGGACGGTGACCCGCGCCGAGTTCCTGCCCCAGTGGTTCAACACCGGCACCAACCGGGTCGTCGATCTGAACGCCGCGATCGAGGGCGGCGACACCGGGCTCACCGCCGTCCGCGACCGGATCGTCGAGGTCACCCTCAGCCGCGGCGCGGCCGCCGACGGGCTGGTGATGGGCCGCTAG
- a CDS encoding WhiB family transcriptional regulator — MLYDPNREWLSRASCRTVPPEVFFPPSGNQLRNEPSPTTKRAWEHAKKICSFCPVLTECRRDTLGEDWGVWGGLDEHERYLIRRKLGQGAWRRWPLERRIEWGEHLARLREQGHSVHHIRLTTGFSTAVCDGLIEQWRAWKAAQPKPSRTAEIVDLPIPDEPRPMQDFPEAPGSRHAWVRNGGLIADAWYAGETEDGEWVRLQVFSGRGNVIKWFRKDDVRVYNPQTPFYLEYAGRGRRERSAA, encoded by the coding sequence ATGCTGTACGACCCGAACCGGGAATGGCTCAGTCGCGCTTCCTGCCGGACGGTGCCGCCGGAGGTGTTCTTCCCGCCGAGCGGGAACCAGCTTCGCAATGAGCCGAGCCCGACAACAAAGAGGGCGTGGGAGCATGCCAAGAAGATCTGCTCCTTCTGCCCCGTGCTCACCGAGTGCCGCCGAGACACCCTTGGCGAGGACTGGGGGGTCTGGGGCGGGCTCGACGAGCACGAGCGCTACCTCATTCGCCGGAAGCTCGGCCAGGGCGCATGGCGTCGTTGGCCCCTGGAGCGTCGGATCGAATGGGGTGAGCACCTTGCCCGTCTTCGGGAACAGGGCCACTCCGTCCATCACATCCGACTAACAACCGGCTTCTCCACAGCCGTCTGCGATGGGCTCATCGAGCAATGGCGCGCCTGGAAGGCGGCCCAGCCGAAGCCGTCCAGGACGGCGGAGATCGTCGATCTCCCCATTCCGGACGAGCCTCGCCCGATGCAGGATTTTCCGGAGGCTCCGGGATCTCGGCATGCATGGGTCCGCAATGGCGGACTGATCGCAGACGCGTGGTACGCGGGCGAGACCGAGGACGGGGAATGGGTGCGCCTCCAGGTCTTCTCCGGGCGCGGCAATGTCATCAAGTGGTTCCGCAAGGACGACGTGCGGGTCTACAACCCGCAGACGCCCTTCTATCTGGAGTACGCCGGGAGGGGCCGCCGTGAGCGATCCGCCGCGTGA
- a CDS encoding PD-(D/E)XK nuclease family protein: MSSSGSARTTCGSTTRRRPSIWSTPGGAAVSDPPREIRHLSHSSRDTFERCAKSWFLKYIARAPQQPAVWSVGGSAVHRATELYDLRSMLTSPAGHWDIADIWERSFEVELTKAREKDPNENAWRRAGGDDIDAWRRMGLGFVQWYIDWRERSPWEIWTTPDGEPAIELDISGRLPGCDVEIKAYLDRVFWDPTFKRYWIVDLKTSKRPPRDAAQFGVYRALLKVKYDVDIADGVAFMNRLGTLARPFDLTEYTPEAVGQVFAKTWAEIQRGEFPATGIENRGCFICDVSAACAAVNGPLARLYDPASPGYTPF; encoded by the coding sequence ATGTCATCAAGTGGTTCCGCAAGGACGACGTGCGGGTCTACAACCCGCAGACGCCCTTCTATCTGGAGTACGCCGGGAGGGGCCGCCGTGAGCGATCCGCCGCGTGAGATCAGGCATCTCTCGCACAGCAGCAGAGACACTTTCGAGAGGTGCGCGAAGAGCTGGTTCCTCAAGTACATAGCCCGAGCCCCCCAACAGCCGGCCGTCTGGTCCGTGGGGGGCTCTGCTGTGCACCGAGCCACAGAACTGTACGACCTTCGGTCGATGCTGACTTCGCCAGCAGGGCACTGGGATATCGCCGATATCTGGGAGCGCAGCTTTGAGGTTGAGCTGACGAAGGCCCGCGAGAAGGACCCGAACGAGAACGCCTGGCGCCGCGCCGGCGGCGACGACATCGACGCGTGGCGTCGCATGGGCCTGGGCTTCGTCCAGTGGTACATCGACTGGCGCGAGCGATCTCCGTGGGAGATCTGGACGACGCCGGACGGCGAGCCAGCGATCGAGCTGGACATCTCCGGGCGCCTGCCCGGCTGCGACGTCGAGATCAAGGCGTACCTGGACCGGGTCTTCTGGGACCCGACCTTCAAGAGGTACTGGATCGTCGACCTGAAGACGTCCAAGAGGCCGCCACGGGATGCCGCCCAGTTCGGTGTCTACCGGGCGCTGCTCAAGGTGAAGTACGACGTCGACATCGCCGACGGCGTGGCTTTCATGAACAGGCTCGGCACCCTGGCGAGGCCCTTCGACCTCACCGAGTACACGCCGGAGGCGGTTGGGCAGGTCTTCGCCAAGACCTGGGCTGAGATCCAGCGCGGGGAGTTCCCCGCGACTGGCATCGAGAACCGCGGCTGTTTCATCTGCGACGTGTCGGCCGCCTGCGCGGCCGTGAACGGGCCGCTGGCCCGCCTCTACGACCCGGCATCGCCGGGCTACACCCCCTTCTAG
- a CDS encoding HNH endonuclease signature motif containing protein produces the protein MSTKSKAKGTVGARLDAAGRDAIRERLFSGGVPAQGGCIVWTRYTRPAGYGQMGVGSTVLDVHRVSYALEHGDIPVGMSVLHHCDVRRCFHPGHLYAGTHADNMRDMWERGRGNRNRGLSNGNTRLPPAQVAEIRARFEPRFRIQRGGTRSNAKELSEEYGITPQYVSQLARGLWRVHD, from the coding sequence ATGAGCACCAAGAGCAAGGCCAAGGGCACCGTTGGGGCCCGGCTTGATGCGGCTGGGCGGGATGCCATCCGAGAGCGCCTGTTCTCGGGCGGCGTGCCCGCCCAGGGTGGCTGCATCGTCTGGACGCGTTACACACGCCCCGCCGGGTACGGGCAGATGGGCGTGGGCAGCACAGTCCTGGACGTGCACCGGGTCTCGTACGCCCTGGAGCACGGCGACATCCCGGTCGGGATGTCTGTGTTGCATCACTGCGACGTTCGACGCTGTTTCCACCCCGGCCATCTGTACGCCGGAACGCACGCCGACAACATGCGAGACATGTGGGAGCGGGGACGCGGCAACCGAAACCGCGGCCTCTCGAACGGCAATACGCGCCTGCCGCCGGCGCAGGTGGCGGAGATACGGGCTCGGTTCGAGCCCCGCTTCCGCATACAGCGTGGTGGTACGCGCAGCAACGCCAAGGAACTGAGCGAGGAGTACGGCATCACGCCGCAGTACGTGAGCCAGCTTGCCCGCGGGCTCTGGAGGGTCCATGACTAA
- a CDS encoding DUF2493 domain-containing protein translates to MRVIVTGSRAWTDKTAIWDALNDVHQEHGPFVLVHGACSTGADAIAHEWFQAAARLVRVEEERFLAAWETRGKAAGPERNKRMVEAGADLVLAFPLPQGSGTQHTMKLAREAGIEVREYRHG, encoded by the coding sequence ATGCGCGTGATCGTGACAGGGTCCAGGGCCTGGACCGATAAGACGGCCATCTGGGACGCACTGAACGACGTGCATCAGGAGCACGGGCCCTTCGTGCTCGTACACGGCGCCTGCTCCACCGGAGCGGACGCCATCGCTCACGAGTGGTTCCAGGCGGCGGCGCGTCTGGTGCGCGTCGAAGAGGAGCGCTTCCTTGCCGCCTGGGAGACCCGCGGCAAGGCCGCCGGCCCGGAGCGCAACAAGCGCATGGTGGAGGCCGGCGCTGATCTAGTGCTGGCCTTCCCGCTGCCACAAGGCAGCGGGACGCAGCACACCATGAAGCTCGCCCGTGAGGCGGGCATCGAGGTGAGGGAGTACCGCCATGGATGA
- a CDS encoding arylamine N-acetyltransferase, with protein MESTETLSPARLAAYLDRIGAPRPAAPTADALHDLHLRHLRTVPFENLSIHLGEAVSLDEEAILAKLLDARRGGFCYELNGAFALLLRTLGYGVRLLEARVHTGNGTVGIPYDHLALRVEAADGSLWLADVGFGDHAHHPLAFDERGDQKDPGGVFRIAGAADGDLDVLRDGKPRFRLTPRPRTLPDFATGAWWHTTSPQSHFTRGPICSRLTETGRITLRDRLLITTESGERTEQTLAEDEVVLAAYRKHFGITLDRLPVALHPKPLSGR; from the coding sequence ATGGAGAGCACCGAGACGCTGTCGCCGGCCCGCCTCGCCGCGTACCTGGACCGGATCGGGGCGCCCCGCCCCGCCGCGCCCACCGCCGACGCCCTGCACGACCTGCACCTGCGACACCTGCGCACGGTGCCGTTCGAGAACCTGTCGATCCACCTGGGCGAGGCGGTCTCCTTGGACGAGGAGGCGATCCTCGCCAAACTCCTGGACGCCCGGCGCGGCGGCTTCTGCTACGAACTGAACGGCGCGTTCGCCCTGCTGCTGCGGACCCTCGGCTACGGCGTACGGCTCCTGGAGGCCCGCGTCCACACCGGCAACGGCACCGTCGGCATCCCGTACGACCACCTGGCGCTGCGCGTGGAAGCGGCCGACGGCAGCCTGTGGCTGGCCGACGTGGGCTTCGGCGACCACGCCCACCACCCGCTGGCCTTCGACGAGCGGGGCGACCAGAAGGACCCGGGCGGCGTGTTCCGCATCGCCGGGGCGGCGGACGGCGACCTGGACGTCCTGCGCGACGGCAAGCCCCGGTTCCGCCTGACGCCCCGCCCCCGCACCCTGCCCGACTTCGCGACGGGCGCCTGGTGGCACACCACGTCCCCGCAGTCCCACTTCACCCGGGGCCCGATCTGCTCCCGCCTCACCGAGACGGGCCGCATCACGCTCCGGGACCGTCTGCTGATCACGACGGAGTCGGGGGAGCGGACGGAGCAGACGCTCGCCGAGGACGAGGTGGTCCTTGCGGCGTACCGGAAACACTTCGGCATCACGCTGGACCGGCTGCCGGTGGCGCTGCACCCCAAGCCGCTGAGCGGCCGCTAG